The following nucleotide sequence is from Pandoraea thiooxydans.
GGCGTCATCATGACGATCGTGCTCGGCATCGCCGGCTCGCTGCTGGCCAAATACGTCGGCCAGATGCTGCATTTCTATCAGGCAGGCCAATCGGCCGGCTGGATCGCTTCGATTCTGGGGGCCATCGTCCTGCTGGTGATTTACGGCGCCGTGGCGCGCCGCGCGAGTTGAGCCGTCGGGCTCGAATTGACAGCTTATCTTACGGGAGACCGCATGCACGGCATTATCGTTCTGTTGCTGATCGGGTTGGTGGCGGGCTGGCTGGCCAGCCTGGTAGTGGGTGGGGCCTACGGCTTGATCGGTGACATGGTGGTCGGCGTGATCGGCGCGTTCCTGGGCGGCTGGATTTTGCGCCATGCCGGCGTCTCGGTGGGCTACGGCACGCTGGGGCGCATCATTACCGCCACCATCGGCGCGATCGTGCTGCTCGCGGTATTGCGGCTGGCGCGGCGCTGACGCCGCGCCGCGCAGCCGGTGCCGCGCCCTAACGCGCGATGGGCCGGTAGCGGATACGCTTGGGTTTGGCCGCTTCCTCGCCGAGCCGTTGCCGCTTGTCGGCCTCGTATTCCTGGTAGTTGCCGTTGAAGAAGGTGACCTGGGAGTCGCCTTCGAAGGCCAGGATGTGCGTGGCGATGCGGTCGAGAAACCAGCGGTCGTGCGAGATGACCATCACGCAACCGGCAAATTCGAGCAGCGCGTCTTCGAGCGCGCGCAGGGTTTCCACGTCGAGATCGTTGGACGGTTCGTCCAGCAGCAGCACGTTGCCGCCGGCGATCAGCGTCTTGGCCAGATGCAGCCGGCCGCGCTCGCCGCCCGACAGATTGCCGACGAGCTTTTGCTGGTCGCCGCCCTTGAAGTTGAAGCGCCCCAGATAGGCGCGCGAGGGTGTCTCGAAGCGGCCCACGGTCAGCACGTCGGCGCCGCCGGAAATTTCCTCGAAGACAGTCTTGTCTGCCTGCAGCGCGTCACGGCTCTGGTCGACATAGGCCAGCTTGACGGTGGGCCCGAGCGTGACGGTGCCCGAATCGGGCTGCTCGCGGCCGGTCAGCATGCGGAACAGCGTCGATTTACCGGCGCCGTTCGGGCCGATGATGCCGACGATCGCGCCCGGCGGCACGCTGAAGCTGAGGTTGTCGATCAGCAGGCGGTCGCCATAACCCTTGCTGACGTTCTCGAACTCGACCACCTTGTCGCCCAGGCGCTCGGCCACCGGAATGAAGATTTCCTGCGTTTCGTTGCGCTTTTGGTATTCCTGCGAATTCAGCTCGTCGAAGCGCGCCAGACGGGCCTTCGACTTGGCCTGCCGGCCCTTGGGATTCTGGCGCACCCACTCCAGTTCTTTCTGGATGGTCTTTTGCCGCGCCGATTCCGAGGCTTCTTCCTGCTTGAGGCGTTCTTCCTTCTGCTCCAGCCAGCTCGAATAATTGCCCTTCCAGGGGATGCCGTGGCCCCGGTCTAGCTCGAGAATCCACTCGGCGGCATTGTCGAGAAAGTAGCGATCGTGAGTGACCGCGACGACCGTGCCGGCAAAGCGCGTGAGGAATTGTTCGAGCCATTCGACCGATTCCGCGTCGAGGTGGTTGGTGGGCTCGTCGAGCAGCAGCATATCGGGCTTGGACAGC
It contains:
- a CDS encoding GlsB/YeaQ/YmgE family stress response membrane protein is translated as MGVVGTIFVGLVVGIVARALHPGRQSMGVIMTIVLGIAGSLLAKYVGQMLHFYQAGQSAGWIASILGAIVLLVIYGAVARRAS
- a CDS encoding GlsB/YeaQ/YmgE family stress response membrane protein, whose amino-acid sequence is MHGIIVLLLIGLVAGWLASLVVGGAYGLIGDMVVGVIGAFLGGWILRHAGVSVGYGTLGRIITATIGAIVLLAVLRLARR
- the ettA gene encoding energy-dependent translational throttle protein EttA, producing the protein MAQYVFTMNRVGKIVPPKRHILKDISLSFFPGAKIGVLGLNGSGKSTLLKIMAGVDTEIEGEATPMPNLNIGYLPQEPKLDPAHTVRQAVEQGLGEVFEAQQKLDEIYAAYAEPDADFDALAAAQAKYEAIIAASGGNSAEQQLEVAADALRLPSWDAIIGNLSGGEKRRVALCQLLLSKPDMLLLDEPTNHLDAESVEWLEQFLTRFAGTVVAVTHDRYFLDNAAEWILELDRGHGIPWKGNYSSWLEQKEERLKQEEASESARQKTIQKELEWVRQNPKGRQAKSKARLARFDELNSQEYQKRNETQEIFIPVAERLGDKVVEFENVSKGYGDRLLIDNLSFSVPPGAIVGIIGPNGAGKSTLFRMLTGREQPDSGTVTLGPTVKLAYVDQSRDALQADKTVFEEISGGADVLTVGRFETPSRAYLGRFNFKGGDQQKLVGNLSGGERGRLHLAKTLIAGGNVLLLDEPSNDLDVETLRALEDALLEFAGCVMVISHDRWFLDRIATHILAFEGDSQVTFFNGNYQEYEADKRQRLGEEAAKPKRIRYRPIAR